A genomic stretch from Deltaproteobacteria bacterium includes:
- a CDS encoding type II toxin-antitoxin system VapC family toxin, with translation MKYLVDTDTCIYALKQQTAVLERLLSRSRADVAVSVVTEGELRTGAAKSSSPVKTMRTVENFLRPLTVVEFTSDDAASYADVRAKLERAGTPIGPLDTLIAAQAVGRKLILVSNNQSEFGRVAGLRLENWSRP, from the coding sequence AAGCAGCAAACGGCCGTCCTGGAACGATTGCTCTCGCGGAGCCGCGCGGATGTGGCAGTCAGCGTCGTCACCGAGGGCGAGCTCCGCACCGGTGCGGCCAAGAGCTCCTCGCCGGTCAAGACCATGCGCACGGTCGAGAACTTCCTTCGGCCACTGACAGTCGTCGAATTCACCTCGGACGACGCCGCGTCGTATGCAGACGTGCGTGCGAAACTGGAGCGCGCCGGCACGCCCATCGGTCCGCTCGACACGCTGATCGCTGCACAGGCCGTCGGCCGGAAGCTGATCCTCGTCTCCAACAACCAGAGCGAGTTCGGCAGGGTCGCGGGTCTTCGCTTGGAAAACTGGTCGCGGCCGTAG